From Candidatus Defluviilinea gracilis, a single genomic window includes:
- a CDS encoding CCA tRNA nucleotidyltransferase, whose protein sequence is MRRLYTIVPLILRDDFLCYNTNVNLVDLLKRSLDSSLLDLIHRIADESSALGFPIHLVGGSVRDLMLSRPIVDLDLTLEGDAIKLARTLVKKYGGDLTTHEKFFTATWHLQSPVRRAELVEASNLQSLDLISTRRETYPHPGALPTVTKSSLDDDLRRRDFTINAMAIRVDSDHFGELYDPLHGQVDLEQKLIRVLHPNSFLDDPTRIFRAVRYAERYGFTIEPETLKLINDDSRKVLSGLSGERLRHEIDLIFEEPNPSAILKQLFDVDIFRAVHPQLQVTSYKLLPPEEPSPTYGEFAVPDMLSFKQTLCWVLWLMNSSLAEIEDVAERLAFPVLLTNTAITASALKSDLPSFKNWKPSQWTFHLDDLPSLSIFAVYLVSRESALSDYLSKWQHVKPVTTGDDLKARGLEPGPRFGEILRHLRAAWLDGEVKSEEEEMKLVNYELKQGGVS, encoded by the coding sequence ATGCGGCGATTATACACCATAGTCCCGCTGATTTTGCGGGACGATTTTCTCTGCTACAATACGAACGTGAATCTCGTCGACCTCCTCAAACGATCATTGGACTCCTCGCTCTTGGATTTGATTCACCGCATCGCGGACGAATCCTCCGCGTTGGGATTCCCCATCCACCTCGTCGGCGGTTCAGTCCGCGACTTGATGCTGTCTCGCCCCATCGTGGACCTTGATCTCACCCTCGAAGGCGACGCGATCAAACTCGCCCGCACGTTGGTCAAAAAATACGGCGGCGACCTCACCACACACGAAAAATTCTTCACCGCCACGTGGCATCTCCAATCACCAGTCCGCCGCGCTGAGCTTGTCGAAGCGTCTAATCTCCAATCTCTAGATTTGATTTCAACCCGCCGCGAAACCTACCCTCACCCCGGCGCACTCCCCACCGTCACCAAATCCTCCTTGGACGATGACCTCCGCCGCCGCGACTTCACCATCAACGCCATGGCAATCCGCGTGGACAGCGACCACTTCGGCGAGTTGTACGATCCCTTGCACGGACAAGTCGACCTTGAACAGAAATTGATCCGCGTCCTGCATCCCAACTCCTTTCTCGACGACCCCACGCGCATCTTCCGCGCTGTACGTTACGCTGAAAGATATGGCTTCACAATTGAGCCTGAGACGTTGAAACTCATCAACGACGACTCGCGCAAAGTTTTATCAGGCTTGAGCGGCGAACGTCTGCGCCATGAGATTGATTTGATCTTCGAAGAGCCAAATCCCTCCGCGATACTCAAACAACTTTTTGACGTGGATATATTCAGAGCAGTCCATCCTCAGTTACAAGTTACGAGTTACAAGTTACTTCCTCCCGAAGAACCATCCCCAACCTATGGCGAATTTGCAGTTCCCGATATGCTCTCATTTAAACAAACCCTCTGCTGGGTTTTGTGGCTTATGAATTCATCTCTAGCGGAAATTGAGGATGTTGCCGAACGACTTGCTTTTCCCGTTTTACTCACCAATACAGCTATTACCGCCTCTGCGTTGAAATCAGATTTACCCTCCTTCAAAAACTGGAAACCCAGCCAATGGACATTTCATCTCGACGATCTGCCCTCTCTTTCGATCTTTGCTGTCTACCTCGTGAGCAGGGAAAGCGCTTTGAGTGATTACCTCTCAAAATGGCAACACGTCAAACCCGTTACCACCGGCGACGACCTCAAAGCCCGCGGACTCGAACCCGGTCCGCGCTTTGGGGAGATCCTCCGTCACCTCCGCGCCGCGTGGTTGGATGGGGAGGTGAAGAGTGAGGAAGAAGAGATGAAATTAGTTAATTATGAATTGAAACAAGGAGGTGTGTCATGA
- a CDS encoding LOG family protein — translation MNISVFGGAQPKPDSPEYEEARLLGGLLAQRGHTVLTGGYIGVMEAVSRGASEAGGHVIGVTCEDIEAWRKVKANAWVKEERRKKTLLDRMLAIIEGCDAAIAMPGGLGTLAEISVMWNLMVVESLPRRPLILVGSGWQSTLDQFFNSFEFYMPMRQRDDLLFAEDARKAVHSLDSLLVG, via the coding sequence ATGAATATCTCTGTTTTTGGCGGCGCACAGCCGAAACCTGACTCTCCTGAATATGAAGAAGCCCGTTTGTTAGGCGGACTTCTCGCTCAGCGTGGACACACCGTGTTGACCGGCGGCTACATCGGCGTGATGGAAGCCGTCTCGCGCGGCGCGTCGGAAGCGGGCGGACATGTGATCGGCGTGACGTGCGAGGACATCGAGGCGTGGCGCAAGGTGAAAGCCAACGCGTGGGTGAAAGAGGAAAGAAGAAAGAAAACGTTGCTTGATCGTATGCTCGCCATCATCGAAGGATGTGACGCGGCAATTGCGATGCCCGGCGGGCTTGGCACGCTGGCGGAAATATCTGTGATGTGGAATTTGATGGTCGTGGAGTCTTTGCCCCGGAGGCCGTTGATACTGGTCGGGAGCGGCTGGCAGTCCACGCTCGATCAGTTTTTCAATTCGTTTGAGTTTTACATGCCCATGCGCCAACGCGATGATTTGTTGTTCGCGGAGGATGCACGGAAAGCAGTTCATAGTTTAGATAGTTTGTTAGTAGGATAG
- a CDS encoding proline--tRNA ligase gives MAEDKLPTRAEDFSEWYNQLVVKSDLADYSPVRGCMVVKPYGWALWENITSWLDGEFKKTGHVNAAFPTLIPLSFFEKEKEHVEGFSPQLAVVTHGGGEELEEKLVVRPTSETIIGYMYSKWVKSWRDLPILIVQWGSVMRWEIRTKLFLRTAEFYWHEGHTAHADADEALEEMYRILDIYEKFCLEEAAIPVFKGPKSESERFPGAQITTSIEAMMWDKRALQSGTSHYFGTNFAKAFDIKFLDKGNELQFAETTSWAISSRIIGAMIMVHGDDQGLVLPPRLAPIQAVVVPIFKNDAEKTKVMEVADRVFTELKAAGIRIKMDDRDNVSSGFKFNDWEMRGVPVRVEIGPKDVEKGSVALARRDKPGRDGKTFVSQTGLSSTVILLLSEIQDSLLKRATEYRDANIHEPKDYEDLKRIVADGWAFAYWCESLECEAKVKEEAKATTRNIPMNQPDSEGTCIVCGKPSKRKVYFARAY, from the coding sequence ATGGCTGAAGATAAACTACCCACCCGCGCGGAAGACTTTTCGGAATGGTACAACCAACTCGTTGTAAAGTCTGACCTTGCAGATTATTCTCCCGTGCGCGGATGTATGGTCGTCAAACCCTACGGCTGGGCGCTGTGGGAGAACATCACATCCTGGCTTGATGGCGAATTCAAAAAGACGGGTCACGTCAACGCGGCATTCCCCACGTTGATTCCGCTGTCGTTCTTTGAAAAAGAAAAAGAACACGTGGAAGGATTCTCGCCTCAACTCGCGGTCGTCACGCACGGCGGCGGCGAAGAATTGGAAGAGAAACTGGTCGTGCGCCCCACGTCCGAGACCATCATCGGATACATGTATTCGAAATGGGTCAAATCGTGGCGCGACCTGCCCATCTTGATCGTGCAGTGGGGTTCGGTGATGCGCTGGGAAATTCGCACGAAACTTTTCCTGCGCACGGCAGAATTCTATTGGCATGAAGGTCACACCGCGCACGCGGACGCGGACGAAGCGCTGGAAGAGATGTATCGCATCCTCGACATCTACGAGAAGTTCTGTCTCGAGGAAGCCGCGATCCCCGTGTTCAAAGGTCCCAAGAGCGAATCGGAACGTTTCCCCGGCGCGCAGATCACCACATCCATCGAAGCGATGATGTGGGACAAACGCGCGTTGCAGTCTGGCACGTCGCATTATTTCGGCACGAACTTCGCAAAGGCGTTCGACATCAAATTCCTCGACAAGGGCAACGAACTCCAATTTGCCGAAACAACTTCATGGGCGATCTCGAGCCGCATCATCGGCGCGATGATCATGGTGCACGGCGACGATCAAGGTCTCGTCCTGCCTCCCCGCCTCGCGCCCATCCAAGCCGTTGTCGTTCCCATTTTCAAGAACGACGCCGAGAAAACCAAAGTGATGGAAGTCGCCGACCGCGTCTTCACCGAACTCAAAGCCGCTGGCATCCGCATCAAAATGGACGACCGCGACAACGTCAGCAGTGGATTCAAGTTCAACGATTGGGAGATGCGCGGCGTCCCCGTCCGCGTGGAGATCGGTCCCAAGGATGTGGAAAAAGGATCCGTCGCGCTTGCCCGTCGCGACAAGCCCGGCAGGGATGGCAAGACCTTCGTCTCGCAAACGGGTCTTTCCTCGACGGTCATCCTGCTTCTCAGTGAGATACAGGATTCGCTCCTCAAGCGCGCCACGGAGTATCGCGATGCGAACATCCACGAGCCCAAGGATTACGAAGACCTCAAACGCATCGTCGCCGACGGATGGGCATTCGCCTACTGGTGCGAGTCGCTGGAATGCGAGGCGAAAGTGAAAGAGGAAGCCAAAGCTACCACGCGCAACATCCCCATGAACCAACCTGATTCAGAAGGGACGTGTATCGTCTGCGGCAAGCCTTCCAAGAGGAAAGTGTATTTCGCACGCGCATATTAG
- a CDS encoding DNA alkylation repair protein: MPAIDLARLKKQTAQLADLFDQPADFLRELKEILDFYVNRTLRSQGVAPSSVLPTYRTPAVVLRQIETELSSVAEKNPIQALELADALWDEGWLETRLLAAFLLGRIPPQEERLLARLTAWTQAIRDPSVRAALLTTSLTRLRKETPGLFLVLVKEWLYPTRQRMWSNGLQALVPLIASPDFDNLPPIFEIVEPVFKASPAALQFDLQELLIALHNASPDESLHFIQQILKETKSPLPAIALRRMSPDLPLDLQLQIREILRNIKN; encoded by the coding sequence ATGCCCGCCATAGACCTCGCCCGCCTCAAAAAACAGACCGCGCAACTGGCTGACTTGTTCGACCAGCCAGCGGATTTTTTGCGCGAACTGAAAGAGATCCTCGATTTCTACGTCAACCGCACATTGCGGAGTCAGGGCGTGGCGCCATCGTCAGTCTTGCCGACGTATCGAACACCCGCAGTCGTCCTAAGACAAATTGAAACGGAATTAAGTTCTGTTGCGGAAAAGAATCCAATTCAAGCGCTGGAACTTGCCGACGCGCTGTGGGATGAAGGCTGGCTCGAAACGCGCCTGCTTGCCGCATTTCTGCTGGGACGAATCCCGCCGCAAGAAGAACGCCTGCTCGCCCGCCTCACCGCGTGGACGCAAGCCATCCGCGACCCGTCGGTGCGAGCCGCCTTACTGACGACCAGCCTCACCCGTCTAAGAAAAGAAACGCCGGGTCTGTTTCTGGTGTTAGTCAAAGAGTGGTTGTATCCCACGCGCCAACGCATGTGGTCGAACGGATTGCAAGCGCTCGTGCCGCTCATCGCTTCACCAGATTTCGACAACTTGCCGCCCATTTTTGAGATCGTGGAGCCGGTCTTCAAAGCCTCGCCAGCCGCGTTACAATTCGACTTGCAGGAACTCCTGATCGCGCTCCACAATGCGTCACCCGATGAATCGCTGCATTTTATCCAACAAATATTGAAAGAGACCAAGAGCCCACTACCAGCCATCGCCTTGCGGAGAATGTCGCCGGACCTCCCGCTCGATTTGCAATTACAGATCCGCGAGATACTACGCAACATCAAAAACTAA
- a CDS encoding alpha/beta fold hydrolase produces MDNTSLIYLHGSESDSNSGKARQFREWFPGMITPDFKGSFEERMIQLQPILVNKSDWTIIGSSYGGLMGTVYTCKNPTRVRKLILLAPALLREPFGSFLDVQPASVPVTVIHGTRDDVVPLEAAREVAQTLFTNLNYIIVDDDHRLHKTLHQLDWKKILN; encoded by the coding sequence ATGGATAACACAAGCCTCATCTACCTGCACGGCTCCGAAAGCGACAGCAACAGCGGCAAAGCGCGTCAGTTCCGCGAGTGGTTCCCCGGCATGATCACGCCCGATTTCAAAGGCTCATTCGAGGAGCGCATGATTCAACTTCAACCGATCCTTGTGAACAAATCGGATTGGACGATCATTGGCTCCTCGTACGGCGGCCTCATGGGGACTGTGTACACATGCAAGAATCCGACGCGCGTGCGGAAGTTGATCCTGCTCGCCCCTGCCCTCCTGCGCGAACCCTTCGGTTCTTTCCTCGACGTTCAGCCTGCTTCAGTTCCCGTCACCGTGATCCACGGGACGCGGGATGACGTGGTTCCGCTGGAAGCGGCGCGCGAGGTTGCGCAGACGTTGTTCACAAATCTCAACTACATCATCGTGGACGACGACCATCGCTTGCACAAAACATTGCACCAGTTGGATTGGAAGAAAATTCTAAACTAG
- a CDS encoding FAD-binding oxidoreductase, which translates to MNQQIYWHTTTKMPGEEHAATPLLSKVDVAVIGGGFTGLSAARTLAKRGINVAVLEAETIGWGASSRNGGMTLTGLKPSMQSVIKKYGRDLAKQLFQASLDSVDTVEQVVQEENIDCGFKRYGHLYAASKPHHFDSFYDEVDFMAKEFNHNVRIVQPNELRDEIGSAMYHGGIVDEVSGGLNPAQYVAGLARAAEKAGASLHARAGVTSLTRRGTRFFIQTQRGNLEAEKVLVGTSGYTGSVTKKLQRKIIPIGSFIIATEKLSDALTSELSPKNRMIFDSLHYLNYFRLWDNRMIFGGRAAFFPENKNSIARSAEILRREMIRVYPQLKNASVEFVWGGTLDFAFDMMTHVGEMDGVFYSLGYAGHGVAMASHLGKTVAEAMINGNIKEHPFAQFDFPGAPLGLYDGFPWFLPLAGAWQKVLDWVE; encoded by the coding sequence GTGAATCAACAAATCTACTGGCACACCACCACAAAAATGCCCGGCGAAGAACATGCCGCGACACCGCTTCTCTCCAAAGTGGATGTGGCGGTCATTGGCGGAGGGTTCACGGGGTTATCCGCCGCGCGAACTTTGGCAAAACGCGGCATCAATGTTGCGGTACTCGAGGCGGAGACCATCGGCTGGGGGGCGAGTTCGCGCAACGGCGGGATGACATTGACCGGACTCAAGCCTTCGATGCAAAGCGTGATCAAAAAATATGGGCGCGATCTGGCGAAGCAATTATTTCAAGCCTCGCTCGACTCGGTAGATACGGTTGAGCAAGTTGTGCAAGAAGAAAACATTGACTGCGGTTTCAAACGTTACGGTCATTTGTACGCGGCGAGCAAGCCTCATCACTTCGATTCGTTTTACGATGAGGTGGACTTCATGGCGAAGGAGTTCAACCACAATGTGCGAATCGTCCAGCCGAATGAGTTGAGGGATGAGATCGGCTCGGCGATGTATCACGGCGGCATCGTGGACGAGGTCAGCGGCGGGCTGAACCCGGCGCAATACGTGGCGGGCTTGGCGCGCGCGGCGGAGAAGGCCGGGGCGTCGCTCCATGCCCGCGCGGGCGTCACCAGTCTCACCCGTCGAGGGACGCGGTTCTTCATCCAGACACAAAGAGGCAACCTCGAAGCGGAAAAAGTTTTAGTCGGCACGTCGGGCTACACGGGAAGCGTCACAAAAAAACTGCAACGGAAAATTATCCCAATCGGGTCGTTCATCATCGCGACTGAAAAATTATCCGACGCGCTTACGAGTGAACTCAGCCCAAAGAACCGCATGATCTTTGATTCACTGCACTATCTGAATTATTTTCGGCTGTGGGATAACCGCATGATCTTCGGCGGGCGCGCGGCGTTCTTCCCTGAAAATAAAAACTCAATCGCGCGCAGCGCGGAGATTCTGCGGCGCGAAATGATTCGCGTGTATCCGCAATTGAAAAACGCGAGCGTGGAATTTGTTTGGGGCGGCACGCTCGATTTCGCGTTCGACATGATGACGCACGTCGGCGAAATGGACGGCGTATTTTATTCGCTGGGGTATGCGGGACATGGCGTGGCGATGGCTTCGCATCTCGGAAAAACTGTTGCGGAGGCGATGATAAACGGGAACATCAAAGAGCATCCGTTCGCGCAATTCGATTTCCCCGGTGCGCCGCTGGGATTGTACGACGGCTTCCCGTGGTTCCTTCCGCTCGCCGGCGCGTGGCAAAAAGTTTTGGATTGGGTTGAATAA
- a CDS encoding universal stress protein, with product MYSRILVPLDGSPFAEAILPHVKMIAGGFGSELILLYVIPTAVPEFAPPSRPLGKEHAQDQQQRKKLARYLKNMCATLEAENLRANYLLSQGGVAETILEVAELMETDVIAMTTRGRSEAKMLLLGSITYHVVRHSPLPVLLIRANE from the coding sequence ATGTACAGTAGGATTCTTGTTCCGCTCGATGGATCGCCTTTTGCCGAAGCGATCTTGCCGCATGTGAAAATGATCGCTGGAGGGTTTGGGAGCGAGTTAATTCTGCTCTATGTTATTCCAACCGCAGTACCTGAATTCGCGCCCCCGTCGCGGCCCCTCGGAAAGGAACACGCGCAGGATCAACAACAGAGAAAGAAACTCGCAAGGTATTTGAAGAATATGTGCGCAACACTGGAAGCCGAAAATCTGCGGGCAAACTATTTGTTGAGTCAAGGCGGCGTTGCCGAGACCATTCTTGAAGTTGCCGAATTAATGGAAACGGATGTGATCGCCATGACCACGCGGGGACGGTCGGAGGCGAAAATGTTATTATTGGGCAGTATCACCTATCACGTTGTGCGTCATTCGCCCCTGCCGGTATTGTTGATCCGCGCGAACGAGTAG
- the acs gene encoding acetate--CoA ligase gives MAVKKSKPVKSKAKSRKPASAKKKLTGEVFYPSKQVIAEARLKDWDKLNRSAKKDFRAFWEAEAKELEWYGKWKKVLDDSKKPFFKWFTGAKVNIVHNCIDRHLKTYRKNKLALIWESEDGKDHRTYSYYAMNREVTRMANLIKAMGIKKGDLVTIYMGRVPEIVFAMLACAKIGAIHSVVFGGFSVDSLAGRIEDSQSKLVITCDGSFQNGKIVQLKQIVDDSLKRCPSVENVIVVKRVNNDVNMETGRDHWYHELLEQPVAEGKCETEVMDAEDTLYILYTSGSTGKPKAIVHTHGGYMVGIYSTLKYVFDVRDDDRWWCTADPGWVTGHSYLVYGPMLNGATSFLFEGGPAYPEPNRWWQCIERYGITLFYTAPTAIRGLMRFGESWPDKHDLSSLRLLGTVGEPINPEAWKWYHRVIGKNKLPIIDTWWQTETGAFMITPTPVVPLKPGSGTRPFFGQEAEIVDEQGAVVPDDTEGYLVLKNPWPAMLRTIYGDPDRYVTQYWSKNPGRYTTGDSAKRDRDGYYWIIGRVDDVLKVSGHRLGTAEVESALVSHPAVAEAAAIGLPHDIKGQGIYTFVMLRAGQVASPELAEELRQHVATHMGPIARPEEVRFVDKLPKTRSGKIMRRVLKARAQGLPEGDISTLEE, from the coding sequence ATGGCTGTAAAAAAAAGCAAACCTGTCAAGTCAAAAGCGAAGAGTCGCAAACCTGCTTCCGCGAAGAAGAAATTGACAGGCGAGGTTTTCTATCCTTCCAAGCAAGTGATCGCCGAAGCGCGGCTGAAAGATTGGGATAAACTCAACCGCTCCGCGAAAAAGGACTTCCGCGCGTTTTGGGAAGCCGAAGCGAAAGAACTCGAATGGTACGGCAAGTGGAAGAAAGTGCTGGACGATTCCAAAAAGCCATTCTTCAAATGGTTCACAGGGGCGAAAGTTAATATTGTCCATAATTGTATCGATCGCCATCTCAAGACCTATCGCAAAAATAAACTCGCCCTCATCTGGGAAAGCGAAGACGGCAAAGACCACCGCACGTATTCGTATTACGCCATGAACCGCGAGGTGACGCGCATGGCGAACCTCATCAAAGCGATGGGCATCAAAAAAGGCGACCTCGTCACCATTTATATGGGACGGGTTCCCGAAATTGTTTTTGCCATGCTGGCGTGCGCGAAGATCGGCGCGATCCATTCGGTGGTGTTCGGCGGATTCTCCGTCGATTCGCTCGCGGGCCGCATCGAGGACAGCCAGTCGAAACTGGTCATCACCTGCGACGGTTCGTTCCAAAATGGGAAGATCGTGCAACTCAAACAGATCGTGGACGATTCGCTCAAGCGTTGTCCATCCGTTGAAAATGTGATCGTGGTGAAACGCGTCAACAATGATGTGAACATGGAGACCGGGCGCGACCATTGGTATCACGAACTGCTCGAACAGCCGGTTGCCGAAGGCAAATGCGAAACCGAAGTGATGGATGCGGAAGACACACTTTACATCTTGTACACGAGCGGCTCCACCGGCAAGCCCAAAGCCATCGTCCACACGCACGGCGGATACATGGTCGGCATCTATTCAACGCTGAAATATGTTTTCGATGTGCGCGACGATGACCGCTGGTGGTGCACTGCCGATCCCGGCTGGGTGACGGGACATTCGTATCTCGTCTACGGGCCCATGCTCAACGGCGCGACCTCCTTCCTCTTTGAAGGCGGACCCGCGTACCCGGAACCGAATCGCTGGTGGCAGTGCATCGAACGTTATGGGATCACGCTCTTCTACACCGCCCCCACCGCCATCCGCGGACTGATGCGCTTCGGCGAATCGTGGCCCGACAAGCACGATCTTTCGTCCTTACGTCTGCTCGGCACTGTCGGCGAACCGATCAACCCCGAAGCGTGGAAGTGGTATCACCGCGTTATCGGCAAAAATAAACTCCCCATCATTGACACATGGTGGCAGACTGAGACCGGCGCGTTCATGATCACACCGACGCCGGTCGTGCCGCTCAAACCCGGCTCCGGGACGCGTCCCTTCTTTGGGCAGGAAGCCGAGATCGTGGATGAGCAAGGCGCCGTTGTTCCTGACGATACTGAAGGCTACCTCGTGTTGAAGAATCCGTGGCCCGCCATGCTGAGGACGATCTACGGCGACCCGGATCGTTACGTAACTCAATACTGGTCCAAGAACCCGGGCAGATACACCACCGGCGACTCTGCCAAGCGTGACCGCGACGGCTACTACTGGATCATCGGCCGCGTGGACGATGTGCTCAAAGTTTCAGGCCACCGGCTCGGCACCGCCGAAGTTGAATCGGCGCTGGTGAGTCATCCCGCAGTCGCGGAGGCGGCGGCAATTGGTCTACCGCACGACATCAAAGGTCAGGGTATTTACACCTTCGTGATGCTCCGCGCGGGTCAAGTCGCTTCGCCGGAACTGGCGGAGGAATTACGGCAACACGTCGCCACCCACATGGGACCTATCGCCCGCCCGGAGGAAGTCCGCTTTGTGGATAAACTCCCCAAGACGCGCTCAGGCAAGATCATGCGCCGCGTGTTGAAGGCGAGGGCGCAGGGACTGCCGGAGGGAGATATTTCTACGTTGGAGGAATAG
- a CDS encoding type II toxin-antitoxin system RelE/ParE family toxin, giving the protein MQNSTNQAHNKCWKGSAGWLDQTTHHPLTGTLKGIFKLRAGDYRALYTFDGKEQTITVHMVKHRREVYKTK; this is encoded by the coding sequence TTGCAAAACTCGACAAATCAGGCGCACAACAAGTGTTGGAAAGGCTCCGCTGGCTGGCTCGACCAAACAACGCATCATCCATTGACCGGTACTCTCAAGGGGATATTCAAGTTACGCGCGGGGGATTATCGCGCGCTTTACACATTCGACGGCAAGGAGCAAACCATCACAGTTCATATGGTCAAACATCGGCGAGAAGTGTACAAAACCAAATAA
- a CDS encoding DUF1684 domain-containing protein: MADTTYEKEVLQWRAEKYNALTGENGWVALAGLYELKQGRNLVGSTTMSEVVLPEHAPTYLGVVEVSSKTIRFQPANGIHVRVNGRAAQKAILKPAQDPKPSFITWNNLRMVVHQHGEKYSMRIWDNDREERFKLPPLKWFPIEKKFRFNAAYTRYPQPKASPQDNSLGDVVNDQIHGFVSFRFEEKTYKLDVSETSAKKLFVKFRDGTSSKESYPPSRYLYTDAPKNGKLILDFNYAYSPPCAFTPYATCVFASAQNTLPFRVEAGEIYRG, encoded by the coding sequence ATGGCAGATACAACCTATGAAAAAGAAGTCCTGCAATGGCGCGCAGAAAAATACAACGCGCTGACCGGCGAAAACGGCTGGGTGGCGCTGGCGGGTTTATACGAACTCAAACAAGGCAGGAACCTGGTCGGTTCGACTACGATGAGTGAAGTTGTTCTCCCGGAACATGCGCCAACCTATCTCGGCGTGGTGGAAGTTTCAAGCAAAACCATCCGTTTTCAACCCGCCAACGGAATCCATGTGAGGGTCAACGGACGCGCGGCGCAGAAGGCAATCCTCAAGCCAGCCCAAGATCCCAAGCCTAGTTTCATCACATGGAATAACCTTCGCATGGTCGTGCACCAACATGGGGAAAAATACTCCATGCGGATTTGGGATAACGACCGCGAGGAGCGTTTCAAACTTCCGCCCTTGAAATGGTTTCCCATTGAAAAAAAATTCCGCTTCAACGCCGCCTATACCCGCTACCCCCAGCCGAAAGCCTCCCCGCAAGATAACTCATTGGGCGACGTGGTTAACGACCAGATACACGGGTTCGTGTCGTTCCGCTTCGAGGAAAAAACCTACAAACTCGATGTCTCCGAAACAAGCGCGAAGAAACTATTCGTCAAATTTCGAGACGGCACCAGCAGTAAAGAATCCTATCCGCCCAGCCGGTACCTTTACACTGACGCGCCGAAAAACGGGAAATTAATTTTGGATTTCAATTACGCCTACAGTCCGCCGTGCGCATTCACGCCGTATGCAACCTGCGTGTTCGCCTCCGCGCAAAACACGCTCCCCTTCCGCGTGGAGGCGGGGGAGATTTATCGAGGTTGA
- a CDS encoding energy-coupling factor transporter transmembrane protein EcfT, with product MLVTWKYRPRDTFIQRLDPRTRFIVLLCTIFALTIPEIWDYRFMVPLFLFSLTQFLLARIEWKDIRRTLFFVFILVFFIIGLNGLLSGRGGPSAALDPNSPIIYQALIPGTDWGITITISKLWFALTQVLRILAMALPAMAIPYTLDPNIYGTAFKRMGVSDKVSFTMDLALRFLPTFSHDLTITVDAQRARGYEVEKLKGGVVEKIRKLAPLIIPVTMQSTVTGEEVIDAMDLRAFNTAPRTWLKELRYAPRDYFMIGLGVAIFLACCILKWGFGIGGFFVPDFFTKFILG from the coding sequence ATGCTCGTAACGTGGAAGTACCGCCCGCGCGACACATTCATCCAGCGTTTGGATCCTCGCACCAGGTTTATCGTCCTTCTGTGCACGATCTTCGCATTGACAATACCGGAAATTTGGGATTACCGCTTTATGGTCCCGCTCTTTCTGTTCTCGCTGACCCAGTTCTTATTGGCTCGGATCGAGTGGAAGGATATACGGCGGACCCTTTTCTTTGTGTTCATTCTGGTATTCTTTATTATTGGGTTGAATGGTTTGCTCTCAGGGCGCGGCGGTCCTTCCGCGGCGCTGGACCCCAATTCGCCAATCATTTATCAGGCGTTAATTCCGGGCACAGACTGGGGTATTACGATCACTATTTCGAAGTTATGGTTTGCCCTGACACAGGTGCTTCGCATTCTTGCCATGGCTTTGCCCGCCATGGCAATCCCATATACCCTTGACCCGAATATCTATGGGACTGCGTTCAAGCGCATGGGCGTTTCGGATAAAGTGTCTTTCACCATGGATTTAGCCCTCCGCTTCCTTCCGACATTTTCGCACGATCTCACCATCACAGTGGATGCCCAGCGCGCGCGAGGCTATGAGGTGGAGAAGCTCAAAGGCGGCGTGGTCGAGAAAATTCGCAAACTTGCGCCGTTGATCATTCCCGTCACCATGCAGTCGACGGTGACCGGCGAGGAGGTGATCGACGCCATGGACCTGCGCGCCTTCAACACGGCTCCGCGCACATGGCTCAAGGAATTGCGCTACGCCCCCCGCGATTACTTCATGATCGGGCTGGGGGTTGCGATCTTTCTGGCATGTTGTATCTTGAAGTGGGGTTTTGGAATCGGCGGGTTCTTCGTTCCGGACTTTTTCACGAAGTTTATTTTGGGGTAA